One genomic region from Carcharodon carcharias isolate sCarCar2 chromosome 12, sCarCar2.pri, whole genome shotgun sequence encodes:
- the rab5b gene encoding ras-related protein Rab-5B, with amino-acid sequence MASRGASRPNGLGQTKICQFKLVLLGDMAVGKSSLVLRFVKGQFDEFQETTIGAAFLAQSVCLDDTTVKFEIWDTAGQERYHSLAPMYYRGAQAAIVVFDITKQETFDRAKAWVKELQRQASPNIVIALAGNKADLADKRMVEYEEAQAYAEDCGLLFMETSAKTAMNVNDIFLAIAKKMPKNDPQNPATAARNRGVNLQETNQQSQRSCCGN; translated from the exons ATGGCAAGCAGAGGAGCTTCTAGACCAAATGGTCTAGGCCAGACAAAGATCTGTCAGTTCAAACTGGTTCTACTAGGAGATATGGCAGTGGGGAAATCGAGCTTAGTTCTGCGTTTTGTCAAAGGCCAGTTTGATGAATTCCAAGAGACAACAATTGGTG CTGCTTTTCTTGCTCAGTCAGTCTGTCTGGATGACACAACAGTGAAATTTGAGATTTGGGATACTGCTGGTCAGGAACGTTACCACAGTTTAGCACCAATGTATTACAGGGGAGCCCAAGCTGCCATTGTGGTTTTTGATATCACAAAACAG gAAACATTTGATAGAGCAAAAGCATGGGTAAAAGAGTTACAGAGACAAGCCAGCCCTAATATAGTGATAGCCTTGGCTGGCAACAAAGCTGATCTGGCAGATAAACGAATGGTTGAGTATGAG gaaGCACAAGCATATGCAGAAGACTGTGGTCTGCTCTTCATGGAAACATCAGCTAAGACAGCAATGAATGTCAATGATATATTTCTCGCAATAG CTAAGAAAATGCCAAAAAATGACCCTCAAAATCCAGCAACAGCTGCCAGAAATCGAGGGGTAAATCTTCAGGAAACGAATCAGCAGAGCCAAAGGAGCTGCTGTGGCAATTAA